Proteins encoded in a region of the Trypanosoma brucei brucei TREU927 chromosome 5, complete sequence genome:
- a CDS encoding cyclophilin-type peptidyl-prolyl cis-trans isomerase, putative, giving the protein MIAILFGFTLGTAVGACNRAHYSSYGSSVYIAPLPSNSHNSLAFMDIARYRAGLFTTHQSVCGRVVIELFDSISPVSTTNFRGLCQGKHGTSGTGHKLCYSGTRLLPNECFIRGGDVTFGSAAGGWSIYGRSFREMAKGSSSSSRSSDVKGKGLVYAVGANAQWGSEFLITVDGFTPGEDHILLGQVVEGYDVLQRLQQQSLLPHAKRFIHYRILKAGVLKEAETPNYGKGSAFLRF; this is encoded by the coding sequence ATGATAGCCATTCTGTTTGGGTTCACCTTAGGTACTGCAGTTGGTGCGTGTAATCGCGCTCATTATTCATCATATGGTTCCAGCGTTTACATCGCTCCACTTCCCTCTAATTCACATAACTCACTTGCGTTTATGGATATTGCGCGTTACCGAGCTGGTCTCTTCACAACTCACCAAAGCGTTTGCGGCCGAGTTGTGATTGAACTGTTTGACAGCATCTCACCCGTTAGCACGACGAATTTCCGTGGACTTTGCCAAGGAAAACATGGAACCTCCGGTACTGGTCACAAATTGTGTTATAGTGGGACGCGACTCCTCCCTAATGAATGTTTTATTCGAGGTGGTGATGTTACATTTGGCTCTGCAGCCGGCGGTTGGTCCATTTATGGCCGAAGTTTCCGCGAGATGGCGAagggcagcagcagcagcagcagaagcagtgatgtaaagggaaagggacTTGTGTACGCCGTCGGGGCAAACGCTCAGTGGGGCTCTGAATTTTTAATAACTGTGGATGGGTTTACACCGGGGGAAGATCATATTTTGTTGGGTCAAGTGGTGGAAGGTTATGATGTGCTGCAGCGGTTGCAGCAGCAAAGCCTTTTGCCACATGCAAAACGTTTTATTCATTATCGAATTCTGAAGGCTGGGGTTCTTAAGGAAGCGGAAACGCCCAACTACGGGAAAGGTTCGGCGTTCCTTCGGTTTTGA